Proteins from a genomic interval of Nasonia vitripennis strain AsymCx chromosome 3, Nvit_psr_1.1, whole genome shotgun sequence:
- the LOC100120175 gene encoding uncharacterized protein LOC100120175 isoform X4: protein MMLMLLLCVIMKIAEELTVDKASEPIAPGVCRLPQCCAKARLLRRRRRPKKRACKATSMMEDPQTPGSDCNSNPANDPQDFVGSEFIQDNMDYQWFIDYRDGGLHVHPSVLSSLSASYTKDDLGYYDDLARNLDANLAEVDMESFRTADIHTLLTALPVMCTDPVQHSEFNYQRERYASISGSVMEKLDISSSISPRASSQGEDSACSTTDTISICKSSLLFSPVKEMPVLPPGGSYSVDSLDCEDMLITCQTNNKNNYTIAFEGSIAMYSDGSQDFDNQGIGPLFAEKQKVYEVPTDSYYDKTLNLKNMLDLSMACSDSKIYTTWSNLKHSSISKTITRHPSGNNNTTPNFLQSTGSGTSNATSLPVVSNKSRSQSLPDLSRAREIERVEMPLNFSVDSGETSSRSGRLQSSGSLMSRSMNEESSDSVGNTFSSNKKLQNMSLVRLFMKQKSMSTEGMSLTLDQTDSGSETGWPTSSNSESGTHVTQIHKQHNQLQHTQNNLSVPDNDLAIKWVKADNYDIPKRSNCSTSMEDLLNTSRSASSIGRDVSMKTKKREVCTKTTTGIQVMTEVEDNGVQTSLIYPPLNNSNKESGNYPFRETVVNEKPVYVVYPNYTLPDLSFLNSTETRFDNVALKPQVYGKRPGKSGRPFSCNDIDALKQRGFSHVKDWESLTFLLPNEYRKILHDVPEVSKHVKMVGEEARKPLFCLSPPMRHRKRTLSDMIPNTVASSSSSTATQPSSGYRGSSTILTDSSSNQQNSSNTGLGNNNPLYLYRYDSVSSEASLHGQEKLLTNSRQPTQYHYRQGAPSLPKRSISLPQASDCGSAPPRPPLPRSILRKNRAAAAAAGKRCSMFEMGQVNEIETRHGMSQENKRMSLQEPYYMNNDLQLLRHAGIVDSEKDIDEAEERQRFDRLRGIDNDDLESSGEDVKQLEEFLKRSGFSSHSSDGDTGMEHDDIKLRSCVRRFLALKMNQDMAKMIDMADSQKKTVSFAVNGKPRYLDEKTNIMDEKERLNVSESADTNLELRPIDLEDKKKMIWSVNKAVDGLLKFWHSEPVRSRQGYNDKNECSQLCLGQLCPALYAVMSDGLKPQLNSTFGPIANSVWQVVEASSQQGPLTKTLNDLVQKINGEDFMTEGMLKFHAFVFGLLNLRALDAWFAYLCTRESILRKHYNNNSLFLGALGCANSREVIDAFLNILQPLAFCPFQLDLLYQYRQLHNSFGQSNAINLEPVTVTPTKKSSERGQRPRSCVLYDNSRQQYDGEKRALEEIKKRWSHTPLSAKFHVFDRLDDSEDYTDSLEHSPLNRASPKRTVSKQQSKLPESRDSKSRKDEDQSAEAAPAGENKFRKLQEKWEYLGRDDTSPKEPQPPTTPSPSSPTRTPTSNLSKSRIPRLLTSPVKTPSNLPIPVKSAKSPSGIPSLKKPAGIATTTKPRTTTGNNISCKDSPRRTSRLDQESTGTPRAHLTRPSSLPYKTGYGASAKEKSTVSPHRRAASTSLPRPHSIAAPPRNLPPKQAPKFVRTLTSKPQSVDGHLSFNEGDKLKVILEVDGKWLLCARGERKGLVPRSCVRLIPT, encoded by the exons GGGCTTGCAAGGCCACATCAATGATGGAAGACCCGCAAACTCCAGGTTCGGATTGCAACTCCAATCCAGCGAATGATCCTCAGGACTTCGTTGGATCGGAATTTATTCAAGACAACATGGACTACCAATGGTTCATTGACTACAG AGATGGAGGGTTACACGTGCATCCCAGTGTGCTGTCCTCTCTTTCGGCCTCCTACACTAAAGATGACCTGGGTTACTACGACGACCTGGCTCGCAATCTCGATGCCAATCTGGCAGAAGTTGACATGGAGAGCTTTAGAACTGCGGACATACACACACTGCTCACGGCTCTGCCAGTCATGTGCACTGATCCAGTCCAACACTCAGAA TTTAACTACCAACGTGAAAGGTATGCCAGTATATCTGGCTCGGTGATGGAGAAGCTCGACATCAGTTCCTCCATTAGTCCTCGAGCTAGCAGTCAG GGCGAGGACTCGGCCTGTTCGACGACCGACACCATATCGATCTGCAAGTCGTCGCTGCTGTTCTCGCCAGTGAAGGAGATGCCGGTCCTACCTCCCGGTGGAAGCTATAGTGTCGACTCTCTCGACTGTGAGGACATGCTCATCACGTGCCAGACTAACAACAAGAACAACTACACCATCGCCTTCGAGGGCAGCATCGCTATGTACTCGGATGGCTCTCAGGATTTCGATAATCAAG GCATTGGTCCTCTATTtgcagaaaaacaaaaagtctaCGAGGTCCCAACCGACTCCTACTACGACAAGACTCTGAATCTTAAAAACATGCTGGACCTCTCGATGGCCTGCTCGGATTCGAAGATCTACACGACCTGGAGCAACCTCAAGCACTCGTCCATCAGCAAGACCATAACCCGTCACCCGTCCGGCAACAACAACACCACGCCCAACTTCCTCCAGTCGACGGGCAGCGGCACGAGCAATGCTACCAGCTTACCCGTCGTCAGCAACAAGAGCCGCAGCCAGAGCTTGCCCGATCTCAGCAGGGCTCGGGAAATCGAACGCGTAGAGATGCCTCTTAATTTTTCC GTCGACTCTGGTGAGACGAGCAGTCGCAGCGGTCGCCTCCAGAGCTCGGGATCTTTGATGAGCCGCTCGATGAACGAGGAGAGCTCGGACAGCGTGGGCAACACCTTCTCCTCGAACAAAAAGCTTCAAAACATGAGCCTTGTCCGTCTGTTTATGAAGCAAAAGAGCATGAGTACCGAGGGCATGAGTCTGACCCTCGACCAGACTGATTCAGGTAGCGAGACTGGCTGGCCgaccagcagcaacagcgagAGCGGTACACACGTTACGCAGATACACAAGCAGCATAACCAGCTGCAACATACCCAGAACAATTTAAGCGTTCCCGATAACGACTTGGCGATCAAATGGGTGAAGGCGGATAATTATGACATTCCGAAACGTTCGAACTGCTCGACTTCCATGGAGGATCTGTTGAACACATCGAGATCTGCATCGTCCATCGGTAGGGATGTTAGTATGAAAACGAAGAAAAGGGAAGTGTGCACGAAGACGACAACGGGAATTCAG GTAATGACAGAAGTAGAGGATAACGGCGTACAAACATCTCTGATATACCCACCATTGAACAACAGCAATAAGGAATCGGGCAATTATCCTTTCCGCGAAACGGTCGTTAATGAGAAACCCGTATACGTGGTTTATCCGAACTACACTCTACCAGATCTGTCTTTCCTCAATTCAACGGAGACGCGTTTCGACAATGTAGCTTTGAAGCCTCAAGTGTACGGCAAGCGGCCAGGCAAGTCTGGACGACCGTTTTCCTGCAACGATATCGATGCGCTTAAGCAGCGTGGCTTTTCGCACGTCAAAGACTGGGAATCTCTCACCTTCTTACTACCTAACGAGTACCGTAAGATCCTGCACGATGTACCCGAGGTCTCGAAGCACGTCAAGATGGTTGGCGAGGAGGCGCGCAAGCCGTTGTTTTGCCTATCCCCGCCAATGAGGCACAGAAAGAGGACTCTGAGCGATATGATTCCCAACACGGTTGCGTCGTCGAGCAGCAGTACAGCCACTCAGCCATCATCAGGATACAGGGGCTCGTCAACCATTCTCACTGATTCATCGTCGAATCAACAGAATTCTAGCAATACTGGCCTT GGCAATAATAATCCACTCTACCTGTACCGCTACGACAGCGTCTCTTCGGAGGCCTCGCTACACGGCCAGGAGAAACTCCTAACCAACAGTCGCCAGCCCACTCAGTACCACTATCGCCAGGGTGCGCCGAGTCTACCTAAGCGCTCAATTTCCCTACCACAAGCGAGTGACTGCGGCTCAGCACCTCCTCGTCCTCCGTTACCACGCAGCATCCTCAGGAAGAATCGAGCTGCCGCGGCTGCGGCCGGCAAGCGCTGTAGCATGTTCGAAATGGGACAGGTGAATGAAATCGAGACAAGGCACGGAATGAGCCAGGAGAATAAGCGAATGTCGTTGCAAGAACCCTATTACATGAACAACGACTTGCAACTGCTCAGACACGCGGGCATTGTCGACTCGGAGAAGGATATTGACGAGGCTGAGGAAAGACAGCGATTCG atagattGCGAGGAATTGACAATGACGATCTAGAAAGTAGTGGCGAGGACGTGAAGCAGTTGGAGGAATTTTTGAAGCGCAGCGGTTTTTCATCTCACAGCAGTGACGGTGATACCGGCATGGAACATGATGATATCAAGCTTCGATCCTGCGTCAGGAGGTTCCTCGCTCTTAAGATGAATCAGGACATGGCTAAGATGATCGACATGGCCGATTCGCAAAAGAAGACTGTTAGTTTTGCTGTTAATGGAAAGCCGAGATATCTTGACGAAAAG ACAAACATAATGGACGAGAAGGAGCGGTTGAACGTGAGCGAATCAGCTGATACGAATCTTGAACTGAGGCCTATCGATTTAGAAGACAAAAAAA AAATGATTTGGTCGGTAAACAAAGCAGTGGATGGTTTGCTCAAATTCTGGCATAGTGAGCCCGTTCGTAGCCGGCAAGGCTACAACGACAAAAACGAGTGCTCCCAACTCTGTCTCGGCCAACTGTGTCCGGCTCTTTATGCCGTCATGTCCGACGGCCTGAAACCTCAACTGAACTCAACTTTCGGACCTATCGCTAATAGCGTCTGGCAAGTCGTCGAAGCTTCGTCACAACAAGGCCCCCTCACAAAAACCCTGAACGACTTGGTGCAGAAAATCAACGGAGAGGACTTTATGACCGAAGGCATGCTCAAGTTTCATGCTTTCGTATTCGGTTTACTCAA TTTGCGAGCTCTTGACGCCTGGTTCGCCTACCTGTGTACGCGCGAATCGATCCTTCGCAAACactacaacaacaacagcctCTTCCTGGGTgcccttggatgtgccaacaGTCGCGAGGTCATTGACGCTTTTCTCAACATTCTCCAGCCTCTGGCTTTCTGCCCATTCCAGCTGGACCTGCTTTATCAGTACCGACAACTGCACAACAGCTTCGGTCAGAGCAACGCTATCAACCTCGAGCCTGTTACTGTTACACCTACTAAGAAGTCATCAGAAAGAGGACAGAGACCTAGATCTTGCGTGCTTTACGACAACTCGCGACAGCAGTACGATGGCGAAAAGAGAGCGCTCGAAGAAATCAAGAAGAGGTGGAGTCACACACCGCTGAGCGCGAAATTCCATGTTTTTGATAGATTGGACGACTCCGAGGATTATACCGACAGCCTGGAACATTCACCGTTAAATAGAGCTAGTCCCAAGAGAACCGTGTCGAAACAACAGTCAAAGTTACCTGAGTCCAGAG ATTCAAAGTCGCGAAAAGACGAGGATCAGAGCGCAGAAGCAGCACCCGCTGGCGAGAATAAGTTCCGTAAGCTGCAGGAAAAATGGGAATATCTTGGTCGCGATGACACTAGCCCGAAAGAACCTCAGCCACCTACCACTCCATCTCCCTCCTCTCCTACTCGAACTCCTACATCCAATCTTTCCAAGTCCCGAATCCCTCGTCTCCTCACATCTCCTGTCAAAACCCCGTCCAACCTCCCCATACCCGTCAAGTCCGCAAAGTCTCCATCGGGCATTCCATCCCTCAAGAAACCTGCTGGCATCGCAACGACCACTAAACCCAGAACGACCACCGGCAACAACATCAGCTGCAAGGATTCCCCGCGTCGAACTAGCAGATTGGACCAGGAGAGCACTGGAACGCCCAGGGCCCATTTGACACGGCCTAGCTCGCTGCCCTACAAGACGGGTTATGGAGCCAGCGCGAAGGAGAAGAGCACCGTGTCTCCGCACAGAAGGGCCGCGTCAACATCCCTGCCTAGGCCACATTCCATCGCGGCACCACCCAGGAACCTGCCGCCCAAGCAGGCACCAAA ATTCGTAAGGACATTGACGAGTAAGCCGCAGTCAGTGGACGGGCACCTGTCCTTCAACGAGGGCGATAAGCTAAAAGTTATTCTCGAGGTAGACGGCAAGTGGCTGTTGTGCGCGAGAGGCGAGCGTAAAGGACTGGTGCCTCGTAGCTGCGTTAGACTCATCCCAACCTAG
- the LOC100120175 gene encoding uncharacterized protein LOC100120175 isoform X6, with protein MMLMLLLCVIMKIAEELTVDKASEPIAPGVCRLPQCCAKARLLRRRRRPKKRACKATSMMEDPQTPGSDCNSNPANDPQDFVGSEFIQDNMDYQWFIDYRDGGLHVHPSVLSSLSASYTKDDLGYYDDLARNLDANLAEVDMESFRTADIHTLLTALPVMCTDPVQHSEFNYQRERYASISGSVMEKLDISSSISPRASSQGEDSACSTTDTISICKSSLLFSPVKEMPVLPPGGSYSVDSLDCEDMLITCQTNNKNNYTIAFEGSIAMYSDGSQDFDNQEKQKVYEVPTDSYYDKTLNLKNMLDLSMACSDSKIYTTWSNLKHSSISKTITRHPSGNNNTTPNFLQSTGSGTSNATSLPVVSNKSRSQSLPDLSRAREIERVEMPLNFSVDSGETSSRSGRLQSSGSLMSRSMNEESSDSVGNTFSSNKKLQNMSLVRLFMKQKSMSTEGMSLTLDQTDSGSETGWPTSSNSESGTHVTQIHKQHNQLQHTQNNLSVPDNDLAIKWVKADNYDIPKRSNCSTSMEDLLNTSRSASSIGRDVSMKTKKREVCTKTTTGIQVMTEVEDNGVQTSLIYPPLNNSNKESGNYPFRETVVNEKPVYVVYPNYTLPDLSFLNSTETRFDNVALKPQVYGKRPGKSGRPFSCNDIDALKQRGFSHVKDWESLTFLLPNEYRKILHDVPEVSKHVKMVGEEARKPLFCLSPPMRHRKRTLSDMIPNTVASSSSSTATQPSSGYRGSSTILTDSSSNQQNSSNTGLGNNNPLYLYRYDSVSSEASLHGQEKLLTNSRQPTQYHYRQGAPSLPKRSISLPQASDCGSAPPRPPLPRSILRKNRAAAAAAGKRCSMFEMGQVNEIETRHGMSQENKRMSLQEPYYMNNDLQLLRHAGIVDSEKDIDEAEERQRFDRLRGIDNDDLESSGEDVKQLEEFLKRSGFSSHSSDGDTGMEHDDIKLRSCVRRFLALKMNQDMAKMIDMADSQKKTVSFAVNGKPRYLDEKTNIMDEKERLNVSESADTNLELRPIDLEDKKKMIWSVNKAVDGLLKFWHSEPVRSRQGYNDKNECSQLCLGQLCPALYAVMSDGLKPQLNSTFGPIANSVWQVVEASSQQGPLTKTLNDLVQKINGEDFMTEGMLKFHAFVFGLLNLRALDAWFAYLCTRESILRKHYNNNSLFLGALGCANSREVIDAFLNILQPLAFCPFQLDLLYQYRQLHNSFGQSNAINLEPVTVTPTKKSSERGQRPRSCVLYDNSRQQYDGEKRALEEIKKRWSHTPLSAKFHVFDRLDDSEDYTDSLEHSPLNRASPKRTVSKQQSKLPESRDSKSRKDEDQSAEAAPAGENKFRKLQEKWEYLGRDDTSPKEPQPPTTPSPSSPTRTPTSNLSKSRIPRLLTSPVKTPSNLPIPVKSAKSPSGIPSLKKPAGIATTTKPRTTTGNNISCKDSPRRTSRLDQESTGTPRAHLTRPSSLPYKTGYGASAKEKSTVSPHRRAASTSLPRPHSIAAPPRNLPPKQAPKFVRTLTSKPQSVDGHLSFNEGDKLKVILEVDGKWLLCARGERKGLVPRSCVRLIPT; from the exons GGGCTTGCAAGGCCACATCAATGATGGAAGACCCGCAAACTCCAGGTTCGGATTGCAACTCCAATCCAGCGAATGATCCTCAGGACTTCGTTGGATCGGAATTTATTCAAGACAACATGGACTACCAATGGTTCATTGACTACAG AGATGGAGGGTTACACGTGCATCCCAGTGTGCTGTCCTCTCTTTCGGCCTCCTACACTAAAGATGACCTGGGTTACTACGACGACCTGGCTCGCAATCTCGATGCCAATCTGGCAGAAGTTGACATGGAGAGCTTTAGAACTGCGGACATACACACACTGCTCACGGCTCTGCCAGTCATGTGCACTGATCCAGTCCAACACTCAGAA TTTAACTACCAACGTGAAAGGTATGCCAGTATATCTGGCTCGGTGATGGAGAAGCTCGACATCAGTTCCTCCATTAGTCCTCGAGCTAGCAGTCAG GGCGAGGACTCGGCCTGTTCGACGACCGACACCATATCGATCTGCAAGTCGTCGCTGCTGTTCTCGCCAGTGAAGGAGATGCCGGTCCTACCTCCCGGTGGAAGCTATAGTGTCGACTCTCTCGACTGTGAGGACATGCTCATCACGTGCCAGACTAACAACAAGAACAACTACACCATCGCCTTCGAGGGCAGCATCGCTATGTACTCGGATGGCTCTCAGGATTTCGATAATCAAG aaaaacaaaaagtctaCGAGGTCCCAACCGACTCCTACTACGACAAGACTCTGAATCTTAAAAACATGCTGGACCTCTCGATGGCCTGCTCGGATTCGAAGATCTACACGACCTGGAGCAACCTCAAGCACTCGTCCATCAGCAAGACCATAACCCGTCACCCGTCCGGCAACAACAACACCACGCCCAACTTCCTCCAGTCGACGGGCAGCGGCACGAGCAATGCTACCAGCTTACCCGTCGTCAGCAACAAGAGCCGCAGCCAGAGCTTGCCCGATCTCAGCAGGGCTCGGGAAATCGAACGCGTAGAGATGCCTCTTAATTTTTCC GTCGACTCTGGTGAGACGAGCAGTCGCAGCGGTCGCCTCCAGAGCTCGGGATCTTTGATGAGCCGCTCGATGAACGAGGAGAGCTCGGACAGCGTGGGCAACACCTTCTCCTCGAACAAAAAGCTTCAAAACATGAGCCTTGTCCGTCTGTTTATGAAGCAAAAGAGCATGAGTACCGAGGGCATGAGTCTGACCCTCGACCAGACTGATTCAGGTAGCGAGACTGGCTGGCCgaccagcagcaacagcgagAGCGGTACACACGTTACGCAGATACACAAGCAGCATAACCAGCTGCAACATACCCAGAACAATTTAAGCGTTCCCGATAACGACTTGGCGATCAAATGGGTGAAGGCGGATAATTATGACATTCCGAAACGTTCGAACTGCTCGACTTCCATGGAGGATCTGTTGAACACATCGAGATCTGCATCGTCCATCGGTAGGGATGTTAGTATGAAAACGAAGAAAAGGGAAGTGTGCACGAAGACGACAACGGGAATTCAG GTAATGACAGAAGTAGAGGATAACGGCGTACAAACATCTCTGATATACCCACCATTGAACAACAGCAATAAGGAATCGGGCAATTATCCTTTCCGCGAAACGGTCGTTAATGAGAAACCCGTATACGTGGTTTATCCGAACTACACTCTACCAGATCTGTCTTTCCTCAATTCAACGGAGACGCGTTTCGACAATGTAGCTTTGAAGCCTCAAGTGTACGGCAAGCGGCCAGGCAAGTCTGGACGACCGTTTTCCTGCAACGATATCGATGCGCTTAAGCAGCGTGGCTTTTCGCACGTCAAAGACTGGGAATCTCTCACCTTCTTACTACCTAACGAGTACCGTAAGATCCTGCACGATGTACCCGAGGTCTCGAAGCACGTCAAGATGGTTGGCGAGGAGGCGCGCAAGCCGTTGTTTTGCCTATCCCCGCCAATGAGGCACAGAAAGAGGACTCTGAGCGATATGATTCCCAACACGGTTGCGTCGTCGAGCAGCAGTACAGCCACTCAGCCATCATCAGGATACAGGGGCTCGTCAACCATTCTCACTGATTCATCGTCGAATCAACAGAATTCTAGCAATACTGGCCTT GGCAATAATAATCCACTCTACCTGTACCGCTACGACAGCGTCTCTTCGGAGGCCTCGCTACACGGCCAGGAGAAACTCCTAACCAACAGTCGCCAGCCCACTCAGTACCACTATCGCCAGGGTGCGCCGAGTCTACCTAAGCGCTCAATTTCCCTACCACAAGCGAGTGACTGCGGCTCAGCACCTCCTCGTCCTCCGTTACCACGCAGCATCCTCAGGAAGAATCGAGCTGCCGCGGCTGCGGCCGGCAAGCGCTGTAGCATGTTCGAAATGGGACAGGTGAATGAAATCGAGACAAGGCACGGAATGAGCCAGGAGAATAAGCGAATGTCGTTGCAAGAACCCTATTACATGAACAACGACTTGCAACTGCTCAGACACGCGGGCATTGTCGACTCGGAGAAGGATATTGACGAGGCTGAGGAAAGACAGCGATTCG atagattGCGAGGAATTGACAATGACGATCTAGAAAGTAGTGGCGAGGACGTGAAGCAGTTGGAGGAATTTTTGAAGCGCAGCGGTTTTTCATCTCACAGCAGTGACGGTGATACCGGCATGGAACATGATGATATCAAGCTTCGATCCTGCGTCAGGAGGTTCCTCGCTCTTAAGATGAATCAGGACATGGCTAAGATGATCGACATGGCCGATTCGCAAAAGAAGACTGTTAGTTTTGCTGTTAATGGAAAGCCGAGATATCTTGACGAAAAG ACAAACATAATGGACGAGAAGGAGCGGTTGAACGTGAGCGAATCAGCTGATACGAATCTTGAACTGAGGCCTATCGATTTAGAAGACAAAAAAA AAATGATTTGGTCGGTAAACAAAGCAGTGGATGGTTTGCTCAAATTCTGGCATAGTGAGCCCGTTCGTAGCCGGCAAGGCTACAACGACAAAAACGAGTGCTCCCAACTCTGTCTCGGCCAACTGTGTCCGGCTCTTTATGCCGTCATGTCCGACGGCCTGAAACCTCAACTGAACTCAACTTTCGGACCTATCGCTAATAGCGTCTGGCAAGTCGTCGAAGCTTCGTCACAACAAGGCCCCCTCACAAAAACCCTGAACGACTTGGTGCAGAAAATCAACGGAGAGGACTTTATGACCGAAGGCATGCTCAAGTTTCATGCTTTCGTATTCGGTTTACTCAA TTTGCGAGCTCTTGACGCCTGGTTCGCCTACCTGTGTACGCGCGAATCGATCCTTCGCAAACactacaacaacaacagcctCTTCCTGGGTgcccttggatgtgccaacaGTCGCGAGGTCATTGACGCTTTTCTCAACATTCTCCAGCCTCTGGCTTTCTGCCCATTCCAGCTGGACCTGCTTTATCAGTACCGACAACTGCACAACAGCTTCGGTCAGAGCAACGCTATCAACCTCGAGCCTGTTACTGTTACACCTACTAAGAAGTCATCAGAAAGAGGACAGAGACCTAGATCTTGCGTGCTTTACGACAACTCGCGACAGCAGTACGATGGCGAAAAGAGAGCGCTCGAAGAAATCAAGAAGAGGTGGAGTCACACACCGCTGAGCGCGAAATTCCATGTTTTTGATAGATTGGACGACTCCGAGGATTATACCGACAGCCTGGAACATTCACCGTTAAATAGAGCTAGTCCCAAGAGAACCGTGTCGAAACAACAGTCAAAGTTACCTGAGTCCAGAG ATTCAAAGTCGCGAAAAGACGAGGATCAGAGCGCAGAAGCAGCACCCGCTGGCGAGAATAAGTTCCGTAAGCTGCAGGAAAAATGGGAATATCTTGGTCGCGATGACACTAGCCCGAAAGAACCTCAGCCACCTACCACTCCATCTCCCTCCTCTCCTACTCGAACTCCTACATCCAATCTTTCCAAGTCCCGAATCCCTCGTCTCCTCACATCTCCTGTCAAAACCCCGTCCAACCTCCCCATACCCGTCAAGTCCGCAAAGTCTCCATCGGGCATTCCATCCCTCAAGAAACCTGCTGGCATCGCAACGACCACTAAACCCAGAACGACCACCGGCAACAACATCAGCTGCAAGGATTCCCCGCGTCGAACTAGCAGATTGGACCAGGAGAGCACTGGAACGCCCAGGGCCCATTTGACACGGCCTAGCTCGCTGCCCTACAAGACGGGTTATGGAGCCAGCGCGAAGGAGAAGAGCACCGTGTCTCCGCACAGAAGGGCCGCGTCAACATCCCTGCCTAGGCCACATTCCATCGCGGCACCACCCAGGAACCTGCCGCCCAAGCAGGCACCAAA ATTCGTAAGGACATTGACGAGTAAGCCGCAGTCAGTGGACGGGCACCTGTCCTTCAACGAGGGCGATAAGCTAAAAGTTATTCTCGAGGTAGACGGCAAGTGGCTGTTGTGCGCGAGAGGCGAGCGTAAAGGACTGGTGCCTCGTAGCTGCGTTAGACTCATCCCAACCTAG